In the genome of Marispirochaeta sp., one region contains:
- a CDS encoding Lrp/AsnC family transcriptional regulator, which translates to MPLDELNRAILYQLKDGRRSFRRIAEEIAVTENTVRSRVNRMLESGVMEIRALVEPEAVPGGQLAVVGIKLATMDLVNKGEEISRLKGVVSVKVVTGRFDLIIEVLLTEGFGLLEFYTQEVSRVQEIDSVETFIVYKSYNSKVPFNQSPQELPEDEELSGSGRN; encoded by the coding sequence GCCCCTGGATGAACTGAACCGCGCGATTCTGTACCAGCTGAAAGACGGCAGGCGATCTTTTCGCCGTATTGCCGAAGAGATCGCTGTAACCGAGAATACAGTACGCTCCAGAGTCAACCGGATGCTTGAATCCGGGGTAATGGAGATTCGCGCCCTGGTGGAGCCTGAGGCGGTTCCCGGCGGCCAGCTGGCTGTGGTGGGAATAAAACTGGCTACCATGGACCTGGTAAACAAGGGAGAAGAGATCAGCCGTCTCAAAGGGGTCGTCTCCGTAAAGGTCGTAACCGGACGCTTCGATCTGATTATAGAGGTCCTGCTTACCGAAGGCTTCGGTCTTCTGGAATTCTACACCCAGGAGGTCTCCCGGGTGCAGGAGATCGATTCAGTCGAGACCTTTATCGTCTACAAAAGCTACAACAGCAAAGTCCCGTTTAATCAAAGCCCTCAGGAACTCCCGGAGGATGAGGAACTCTCCGGTTCAGGGAGGAATTAA